From a region of the Geothrix sp. 21YS21S-2 genome:
- a CDS encoding DinB family protein — translation MPSSLFDHLRDMHDHMAWADAVWFEAWGTSGFQDDEDLRQRVRHMADTESAFLMVLRGEHVRFDPATPLPSFEALRTHTRANHEAYRALFREMPPEGLGRDLVVPWFPGPPCHITVDEALTQVAMHTQHHRGQLMTRLKGLGGKPLNVDYIIWTWKKRPEGRWA, via the coding sequence ATGCCCAGCAGCCTGTTCGACCATCTCCGGGACATGCACGATCACATGGCCTGGGCGGACGCCGTGTGGTTCGAGGCCTGGGGAACGTCCGGCTTCCAGGACGACGAGGACCTCCGCCAGCGCGTGCGCCACATGGCCGACACCGAGTCCGCCTTCCTGATGGTCCTGCGGGGCGAGCACGTCCGCTTCGACCCGGCCACGCCCCTGCCCTCCTTCGAAGCCCTGCGGACCCATACCCGGGCCAACCACGAGGCCTACCGGGCCCTGTTCCGGGAGATGCCGCCGGAAGGCCTGGGCAGGGACCTGGTGGTCCCCTGGTTCCCCGGCCCGCCCTGCCACATCACGGTGGACGAGGCGCTGACCCAGGTGGCGATGCATACGCAGCACCACCGGGGGCAGCTGATGACGCGGCTGAAGGGGCTGGGGGGGAAACCCCTCAATGTGGACTACATCATCTGGACGTGGAAGAAACGGCCGGAAGGCAGGTGGGCCTAG
- a CDS encoding bacteriohemerythrin encodes MESMVWQKGWEMGDAKLDSQHKAMIRAINHLAVRLEEGRSREGVNRSITFLMVYVELHFREEEEAMERSGYPFKQAHVEQHRECTRRIEALLEKWRNGAPEILRDLVAFFNFWLADHLGDADRRFSEFLRSAA; translated from the coding sequence ATGGAATCGATGGTCTGGCAGAAGGGCTGGGAAATGGGGGACGCCAAGCTCGACTCCCAGCACAAGGCCATGATCCGCGCCATCAACCATCTGGCGGTGCGCCTGGAGGAGGGCCGGAGCAGGGAGGGCGTGAACCGGTCCATCACCTTCCTGATGGTCTACGTGGAGCTTCACTTCCGGGAGGAGGAGGAGGCCATGGAGCGGTCCGGGTACCCGTTCAAGCAGGCCCACGTGGAACAGCACCGGGAATGCACCCGGCGCATCGAGGCCCTCCTTGAGAAGTGGCGGAACGGCGCCCCCGAGATCCTCCGCGACCTGGTGGCCTTCTTCAACTTCTGGCTGGCGGACCACCTCGGCGACGCGGACCGGCGCTTCTCGGAATTCCTGCGCTCCGCGGCCTGA
- a CDS encoding IPT/TIG domain-containing protein codes for MPRLSQRDQHPGNITAVIPAALTLAFLSACGGGSKGGTPSATPDNPFTPGPRILSVLPSGGAVDTPVRITGVGLGTVSGVTFSPGVAASFDASDLEVTTTVPRGAQTGPVTVTTLAGESASAAFTVPATPDAPVLDRFDPARAQAYTPMTILGSGLAKATAVTVGGAAVGWFSATDTKILTSVPAGAGSGKVAVTTPAGSATSTADFTLDPGLPGPPSITSIEPLKGPVNTVVRLFGNGLLPVTRVELAGNAVVFTPVNDTELTFTVPAGASTGPVSITAATGAALTPHPFTVTSESRPAPTFTGFTPLTGPPGQRVEITGTGLSAITSATIAGQRAPTFSWGDTSLTVWVPGANAASGPIVLTHGDGTITHPTPFTVVHPAPVITRIDPVTGPEGTSVGIWGSNLDPATEILFGSTRAVSVTYNLGSVIRVLVPKGATTGPVTVTGPGGRAQSDQTFTVKAGTSTANRRISGLYVTQATQRMDRSVPLVAGRSGRVRVFLEGDASLPQAPAVRVTVTDAAGGTLVTRDIPAPLATVPLYTDDTREGRSWDFTLDGAFVQPGNAIQARILGAGTDLSAADDVYPPGGAPLPLNVVAVPPIGITLIPVQQGGTVGRVSDAARPLESWLTLARQIWPLKDIDLVKAPVMTWSEPITEDIMTWVRLRTAIEANRLTADPRSRRYHYGVINRGPSPMISGLADISGRPDNLARSAVGFDAEGSPFDRSYYGTFAHELGHNLRRYHSPCGGAAVPDPRYPYPDAELGATGFNMATGKVIAPRAQSDIMSYCYPRWISDYVYKDVLANRAWELGTPRSTTEARPGLVVWGTLSKGGAVLEPAFQAADCSDQPAPGDCTLVLRDATGSILQEIPFEAQEEADLPQGESVRTFAFSIPLSPQVEAALASMEVVDASARAEGTVRRASRYFASPTGAALPRDPVATAWGPGTVHLGWDAATHPMVMVTDPATGAVIGMVEGGSADLATDARELDLNMSAGIRSVRRRVKVTP; via the coding sequence ATGCCCCGGCTCTCCCAGCGCGATCAGCATCCAGGGAACATTACCGCGGTAATCCCGGCAGCCCTCACCCTGGCCTTCCTTTCCGCCTGCGGCGGCGGGAGCAAGGGTGGCACCCCGTCGGCGACGCCGGACAATCCCTTCACCCCCGGGCCCCGCATCCTTTCCGTCCTGCCTTCAGGCGGGGCTGTGGACACGCCCGTGAGGATCACCGGCGTGGGCCTGGGGACCGTCTCCGGCGTGACGTTCAGCCCGGGCGTCGCCGCGTCCTTCGACGCCTCGGACCTGGAGGTCACCACCACGGTGCCCCGGGGGGCCCAGACGGGCCCCGTCACGGTCACGACCCTCGCGGGGGAATCGGCCAGCGCGGCCTTCACCGTCCCCGCGACGCCGGATGCCCCGGTCCTGGACCGTTTCGACCCGGCCAGGGCCCAGGCCTACACCCCGATGACGATCCTGGGGTCGGGCCTCGCCAAGGCCACCGCCGTGACCGTCGGCGGCGCCGCCGTGGGCTGGTTCAGCGCCACCGACACGAAGATCCTCACCTCCGTCCCGGCAGGCGCCGGCTCCGGGAAGGTGGCCGTGACCACGCCGGCGGGCAGCGCGACCTCGACGGCGGATTTCACCCTGGATCCCGGACTGCCGGGCCCGCCGTCGATCACCAGCATCGAGCCCCTGAAGGGGCCCGTGAACACGGTGGTGCGCCTTTTCGGCAACGGTCTGCTCCCGGTCACCCGGGTCGAATTGGCCGGCAACGCCGTCGTCTTCACGCCCGTGAACGACACGGAGCTCACGTTCACGGTCCCTGCGGGGGCCTCCACCGGTCCGGTGTCGATCACCGCCGCCACCGGCGCCGCCCTCACCCCCCATCCCTTCACCGTCACCTCCGAAAGCCGCCCGGCCCCCACCTTCACGGGCTTCACCCCCCTGACGGGCCCCCCGGGCCAGCGGGTGGAGATCACCGGCACCGGGCTCTCGGCGATCACCTCCGCGACGATCGCCGGCCAGCGCGCCCCCACCTTTTCCTGGGGGGACACCTCCCTCACCGTCTGGGTCCCCGGCGCCAACGCCGCCTCCGGCCCCATCGTCCTGACCCACGGGGACGGCACCATCACCCACCCCACGCCCTTCACGGTCGTCCACCCCGCTCCCGTCATCACCCGCATCGATCCGGTCACGGGCCCGGAGGGAACGTCCGTGGGGATCTGGGGGAGCAACCTGGATCCGGCCACGGAAATCCTCTTCGGATCCACCCGGGCCGTGTCGGTGACCTACAACCTGGGCTCCGTCATCCGGGTCCTCGTGCCCAAGGGGGCCACCACGGGCCCGGTGACGGTCACGGGCCCGGGCGGCAGGGCCCAGTCCGACCAGACCTTCACCGTCAAGGCCGGAACCTCCACCGCCAACAGGAGGATCTCGGGGCTGTACGTCACCCAGGCCACCCAGCGCATGGACCGGTCCGTACCGCTCGTGGCCGGCCGCAGCGGCCGGGTGCGGGTCTTCCTGGAAGGCGACGCCTCCCTCCCCCAGGCTCCCGCGGTGCGGGTGACCGTGACCGACGCGGCCGGCGGCACCCTGGTCACCCGGGACATTCCCGCCCCCCTGGCGACGGTGCCCCTTTATACCGACGACACCCGCGAAGGGCGGTCCTGGGATTTCACCCTGGACGGGGCGTTCGTCCAGCCCGGCAACGCGATCCAGGCCCGCATCCTCGGCGCGGGGACCGACCTGTCCGCCGCCGACGACGTCTACCCCCCGGGCGGCGCGCCGCTGCCCCTGAACGTGGTGGCGGTGCCCCCCATCGGGATCACCCTCATTCCGGTCCAGCAGGGCGGAACCGTGGGCCGGGTGAGCGACGCGGCCCGGCCCCTGGAATCCTGGCTGACCCTGGCCCGGCAGATCTGGCCCCTCAAGGACATCGATCTGGTGAAGGCGCCGGTCATGACCTGGAGCGAGCCCATCACGGAGGACATCATGACCTGGGTCCGGCTTCGCACCGCCATCGAGGCCAACCGGTTGACCGCCGATCCCCGAAGCCGCCGGTACCATTACGGCGTGATCAACCGCGGCCCCTCCCCCATGATCTCCGGACTGGCCGACATCAGCGGGCGTCCCGACAACCTCGCCAGGTCCGCGGTGGGCTTCGACGCCGAGGGCAGTCCCTTCGACCGGTCCTATTACGGAACCTTCGCCCATGAACTGGGGCACAACCTGCGGAGGTACCACAGCCCCTGCGGCGGAGCGGCAGTGCCTGACCCGAGGTATCCGTACCCGGACGCCGAACTCGGCGCCACCGGCTTCAACATGGCCACGGGCAAGGTGATCGCCCCCCGGGCCCAGTCGGACATCATGAGCTACTGCTACCCGCGTTGGATCAGCGACTACGTCTACAAGGACGTGCTGGCCAACCGGGCCTGGGAACTCGGCACGCCGCGGTCGACAACCGAGGCCCGGCCGGGCCTCGTGGTCTGGGGCACGCTCTCGAAAGGGGGCGCGGTGCTGGAGCCGGCCTTCCAGGCGGCGGACTGCTCGGACCAGCCCGCCCCGGGGGACTGCACCCTCGTGCTACGGGACGCCACCGGCTCCATCCTCCAGGAGATCCCCTTCGAGGCCCAGGAGGAAGCCGACCTGCCCCAGGGCGAATCCGTGCGGACCTTCGCCTTCTCCATCCCCCTGAGCCCGCAGGTGGAAGCCGCGCTGGCCAGCATGGAGGTCGTCGACGCTTCCGCGAGGGCCGAGGGCACCGTGCGCCGGGCTTCCCGGTACTTCGCGTCGCCCACCGGCGCGGCCCTGCCCCGGGACCCCGTGGCCACCGCGTGGGGTCCGGGCACGGTGCATCTGGGCTGGGACGCCGCAACGCACCCCATGGTCATGGTGACCGATCCCGCCACCGGGGCCGTCATCGGCATGGTGGAGGGGGGCTCCGCCGACCTGGCCACGGACGCGCGGGAGCTGGACCTGAACATGAGCGCCGGCATCCGCAGCGTGCGCAGGCGGGTGAAGGTCACGCCGTAG
- a CDS encoding PilZ domain-containing protein has translation MRNVCEKGELLLLVTPYLRLESNFLRLDQDAVHVTALMSREDAIFGLRSPELRMRFPYGHQFYEAPTRTLGVGMTRGRQSLSLALPTVMNMDDYRASHRVDRVGRLMATFSSRKYDLLVANVVNLSTSGVRIFAQRDFEEGEVDVDDIIHIALTVTPEIVINSKAKVRYVKDRILGLEFRPRPEGALLDTFARWVFQKQEEELIIQSGRGGADEERSGAAHRAETAPGLALVSSDADLEARLREILKDLPPLARVAPGTQNMKDLAASTRSLVLFHVASLGMDDRKRIRILLEALGGKVPFLLLGTGVDNGALFELGSELKAVSVYVLGATSSGLLPRLLQGILRKHFPTA, from the coding sequence ATGCGTAACGTTTGCGAAAAGGGCGAACTCCTCCTGCTCGTGACGCCCTACCTCCGCCTGGAATCCAACTTCCTCCGCCTGGACCAGGACGCCGTCCACGTCACGGCGCTCATGAGCCGGGAGGACGCCATCTTCGGCCTGCGCTCGCCCGAGCTGCGCATGCGGTTCCCCTACGGCCACCAGTTCTACGAGGCCCCCACCCGCACCCTGGGCGTGGGCATGACCCGGGGCCGCCAGTCCCTGTCCCTGGCCCTCCCCACCGTCATGAACATGGACGACTACCGCGCCTCGCACCGGGTGGACCGGGTGGGCCGGCTCATGGCGACCTTCAGCTCCCGCAAGTACGACCTGCTGGTGGCCAACGTGGTGAACCTCAGCACCAGCGGGGTGCGGATCTTCGCCCAGCGGGACTTCGAGGAAGGCGAAGTGGACGTGGACGACATCATCCACATCGCCCTCACCGTCACGCCCGAGATCGTCATCAACTCCAAGGCCAAGGTCCGCTACGTGAAGGACCGGATCCTGGGCCTGGAGTTCCGGCCCCGGCCCGAGGGCGCCCTCCTGGACACCTTCGCCCGGTGGGTCTTCCAGAAGCAGGAGGAGGAGCTCATCATCCAGAGCGGACGGGGCGGAGCCGACGAGGAGCGCAGCGGCGCCGCGCACCGCGCGGAGACCGCCCCCGGCCTGGCGCTGGTGTCGAGCGACGCGGATCTGGAAGCCCGCCTCCGGGAGATCCTCAAGGACCTTCCGCCCCTGGCGCGGGTGGCCCCCGGCACCCAGAACATGAAGGACCTGGCCGCCTCCACCCGCAGCCTCGTCCTCTTCCACGTTGCGTCCCTGGGCATGGACGACCGCAAGCGCATCCGGATCCTCCTGGAGGCCCTGGGCGGCAAGGTGCCCTTCCTGCTTCTGGGCACCGGCGTGGACAACGGCGCCCTGTTCGAACTGGGCAGCGAGCTCAAGGCCGTCAGCGTCTACGTGCTGGGGGCGACGTCCTCCGGCCTGCTGCCCAGGCTGCTGCAGGGGATCCTGCGAAAGCACTTCCCTACGGCGTGA
- a CDS encoding peptide MFS transporter, protein MSGDLRTDAPAPPKGQPAGLWVLIFTETWERWSHYGMRAILILYLTAPVALGGMGLEKPQAAGIFGGYLLAIYLFALSGGQIADRFLGAKRTIVLGGLFIAAGQLLLQVRSLNGLVASLVLISIGTCLLKPNVSASVGRLYTKEDPRRDGAFTYEYMGINLGAMIAPIFCGYMAEQPTFIAFLTRMGLHSPSGWAWAFGLSGFGMLLGLANFVLRRNLIVDVNLPEGQKEAPPRGMGFLAILLLVLLASAWMVIGGKNWPIQLLGGAAASVGTMAAVSWLLKKGIVQGRAAATTATGETVAAPTLTPEDLKRLGVVGMMLCFSMTFWAVFQQAGSSLNLFAKEFTERVIFGFEIPASWFQSVNATGIVLLGSVFAWLWTRRAGKWPSSPVKFALALLFAALGFYLLVPASLIAQAVPGQVTKVGMGWLGGVYLMHTIGELCLSPVGLSYVSKLAPKHMSSQLMGAWFFATGLGSYLAGKAAGLMGTVPLAVLFGFCATVALAASLILWVLVSPIIRRQMGGYS, encoded by the coding sequence ATGAGCGGAGACCTTCGCACGGATGCCCCTGCGCCCCCCAAGGGCCAGCCCGCGGGCCTTTGGGTCCTCATCTTCACGGAGACGTGGGAACGCTGGAGCCACTACGGCATGCGCGCCATCCTCATCCTCTACCTCACGGCGCCCGTGGCGCTGGGGGGCATGGGGCTGGAGAAGCCCCAGGCGGCGGGCATTTTCGGAGGGTATCTCCTGGCCATCTACCTGTTCGCCCTCTCCGGCGGGCAGATCGCGGACCGCTTCCTCGGCGCGAAGCGAACGATCGTGCTCGGCGGCCTCTTCATCGCCGCGGGCCAGCTGCTGCTCCAGGTGCGCAGCCTCAACGGGCTGGTGGCGAGCCTCGTGCTCATCTCCATCGGCACCTGCCTCCTGAAGCCCAACGTCAGCGCCTCGGTGGGCCGGCTCTACACCAAGGAGGACCCCCGCCGGGACGGCGCGTTCACCTACGAGTACATGGGCATCAACCTGGGCGCCATGATCGCCCCCATCTTCTGCGGCTACATGGCCGAGCAGCCCACCTTCATCGCCTTCCTCACCCGCATGGGCCTGCACTCCCCCTCGGGCTGGGCCTGGGCCTTCGGGCTCTCCGGCTTCGGCATGCTCCTGGGCTTGGCCAACTTCGTCCTGCGGCGCAACCTCATCGTCGACGTGAACCTGCCCGAAGGGCAGAAGGAGGCCCCGCCGCGCGGCATGGGCTTCCTGGCCATCCTCCTCCTGGTGCTTCTGGCCTCGGCCTGGATGGTCATCGGCGGGAAGAACTGGCCCATCCAGCTGCTGGGCGGCGCCGCGGCCTCCGTGGGCACCATGGCGGCGGTGTCCTGGCTGCTGAAGAAGGGCATCGTGCAGGGCCGCGCCGCGGCCACCACGGCCACCGGCGAGACCGTGGCCGCGCCCACGCTGACCCCCGAGGACCTCAAGCGCCTGGGCGTGGTGGGCATGATGCTCTGCTTCAGCATGACCTTCTGGGCGGTCTTCCAGCAGGCCGGCTCCAGCCTCAACCTCTTCGCCAAGGAGTTCACCGAGCGGGTGATCTTCGGGTTCGAGATCCCCGCCTCCTGGTTCCAGTCGGTGAACGCCACGGGCATCGTGCTCCTGGGCTCGGTCTTCGCCTGGCTGTGGACCCGCAGGGCCGGGAAGTGGCCCAGCAGCCCGGTGAAGTTCGCCCTGGCGCTGCTCTTCGCGGCCCTGGGCTTCTACCTGCTGGTGCCCGCCTCCCTCATCGCCCAGGCCGTGCCCGGCCAGGTGACCAAGGTGGGCATGGGCTGGCTCGGGGGCGTCTACCTCATGCACACCATCGGCGAGCTGTGCCTGTCCCCGGTGGGCCTCAGCTACGTGTCGAAGCTGGCCCCGAAGCACATGAGCAGCCAGCTCATGGGGGCCTGGTTCTTCGCCACGGGCCTGGGGTCGTACCTGGCCGGCAAGGCCGCGGGCCTCATGGGCACCGTCCCCCTGGCGGTGCTCTTCGGCTTCTGCGCCACCGTGGCCCTGGCGGCCTCCCTGATCCTGTGGGTCCTGGTCAGCCCCATCATCCGGCGCCAGATGGGCGGCTACAGCTGA
- a CDS encoding S41 family peptidase, whose product MSCPATRFLTPVLSLALAAGLGAQTRLLRFPDISGDRVVFTYGGDLWTAGATGGTATRLTAHPGLELFAKYSPDGRWIAFTGQYDGDEQVYVIPAEGGVPRQLTFYPARGPLKPRGGYDNQVMGWTPDGTSILFRSMRDANGVSVHGRLYTVPREGGLPAVLPMQESGAGCFSPDGKRIVYTPQFRDFRHWKRYQGGWAEHLYVIDPATLERRPIAHTRRTERDPMWIRDRVWFASDRDGTLNLYSADPATDQVKQHTFSRTWDVRWPSSDQARIVYELNGELHVLDTRDGSDKAILVRVPTDGGASRPTHLAVEKFIEGFGLSPKGERALFVARGDVFTAPVEKGPTRNLTNSSRHHDKRAQWSPDGKSIAFISDMSGEEQVYVMDQDGKGKPVALTSGLSVFLTSLEWAPDGKRLAFTDKNGVLYVVGVADRKVVEAARETHGGIPEHAWSPDGRFLALTLRNANGFDSLWIWDGQLHRVTSDQAPVTSPAWDPEGRYLYALSRRDYAPLMSNLEFDYAGASNTGVFAYALRRDTPHPFPPESDEVAVEEKKEEARGPRTVAIDFEGLGQRCARVPLPMGNLMGLHASKGTLSYVRGGPRFYATEPAPGGSLTVFDLRRRKESELIADVRGLAFSASGDKALVKLKESYVLVDVKPDAKDRKPVSTKGLHVDAVPAQEWAEIFDEVWRRYRDFFYVKNMHGYDWKALGDRYRALLPHVTHRSDLTYILTELVSELNIGHAYVEGGDYLVPERARYGLPGARFELDAKAGRYRIAKIFRGQNEEAKYRSPLTEVGVDAREGDYVLAIDGVELGAGTDPYTLLRNHPDPVTLTLNGKPVAEGARRVTYNPVASEDALLYLDFVLASKERVDRLSGGRVGYIHIPDMGAPGIAEFIKWFYPQIRKEGLVVDDRANGGGNVSQMVLERLGRKLLGTRFGRTSEFPSTYPSTVFHGPMACLVSETSASDGDIFPYHFRLAGLGPLVGKRTWGGVVGISDSGPLLDGGTVFVPQSGTNAPTGEWIIEGEGVTPDIEVENDPASIRDGHDLQLERGVQEVLKAMEARPMKLPAKPADPVKTR is encoded by the coding sequence ATGTCCTGTCCGGCTACCCGGTTCCTCACCCCGGTCCTGTCCCTCGCCCTGGCGGCCGGTCTCGGCGCCCAGACCCGGCTCCTGCGCTTCCCGGACATCTCCGGCGACCGGGTGGTCTTCACCTACGGCGGCGACCTGTGGACCGCCGGCGCCACGGGAGGCACGGCCACCCGGCTCACCGCGCACCCGGGCCTGGAGCTCTTCGCGAAGTACAGCCCCGACGGGCGGTGGATCGCCTTCACGGGCCAGTACGACGGGGACGAGCAGGTCTACGTGATCCCCGCCGAGGGCGGCGTGCCCCGGCAGCTGACGTTCTACCCCGCCCGCGGGCCCCTGAAGCCCCGGGGCGGCTACGACAACCAGGTGATGGGCTGGACCCCGGACGGGACGTCCATCCTCTTCCGGTCCATGCGGGACGCCAACGGCGTCTCCGTCCACGGCCGGCTCTACACGGTGCCCCGCGAGGGCGGCCTGCCCGCGGTGCTCCCCATGCAGGAATCCGGCGCGGGCTGCTTCTCCCCCGACGGCAAGCGGATCGTCTACACGCCCCAGTTCCGCGACTTCCGCCACTGGAAGCGCTACCAGGGCGGCTGGGCGGAGCACCTCTACGTCATCGACCCCGCGACGCTGGAGCGCAGGCCCATCGCCCACACCCGGCGCACGGAGCGCGACCCCATGTGGATCCGGGACCGGGTCTGGTTCGCCTCGGACCGGGACGGCACCCTCAACCTCTACAGCGCCGACCCCGCCACGGACCAGGTGAAGCAGCACACCTTCAGCAGGACCTGGGACGTGCGCTGGCCCTCCTCCGACCAGGCCCGCATCGTGTACGAGCTCAACGGCGAGCTCCACGTGCTCGACACCCGCGACGGCTCGGACAAGGCCATCCTGGTCCGCGTCCCCACCGACGGCGGCGCCTCGCGGCCCACCCATCTGGCCGTGGAGAAGTTCATCGAGGGCTTCGGCCTGTCCCCGAAGGGGGAGCGGGCCCTCTTCGTGGCCCGGGGCGACGTGTTCACCGCGCCGGTCGAGAAGGGACCCACGCGCAACCTGACGAACTCCTCCCGGCACCATGACAAGCGCGCCCAGTGGTCCCCGGACGGGAAGAGCATCGCCTTCATCTCGGACATGAGCGGCGAGGAGCAGGTCTACGTCATGGACCAGGACGGCAAGGGCAAACCCGTGGCCCTCACCTCGGGCCTGTCGGTCTTCCTCACCTCCCTGGAGTGGGCCCCGGACGGCAAGCGCCTGGCCTTCACCGACAAGAACGGCGTCCTCTACGTCGTGGGCGTCGCCGACCGGAAGGTGGTCGAGGCCGCGCGGGAGACCCACGGCGGCATCCCGGAGCACGCCTGGTCCCCGGACGGGAGGTTCCTGGCCCTGACCCTTCGCAACGCCAACGGCTTCGATTCCCTGTGGATCTGGGACGGCCAGCTGCACCGGGTCACCTCCGACCAGGCCCCGGTGACGTCCCCCGCCTGGGACCCCGAAGGCAGGTACCTGTATGCCCTCAGCCGCCGGGACTACGCCCCGCTGATGAGCAACCTGGAGTTCGACTACGCCGGCGCCAGTAACACGGGCGTGTTCGCCTACGCCCTGCGCCGGGACACGCCCCACCCCTTCCCGCCGGAAAGCGACGAGGTGGCCGTCGAGGAGAAGAAGGAGGAGGCCAGGGGGCCCCGGACCGTCGCCATCGACTTCGAGGGCCTGGGCCAGCGCTGCGCCCGCGTGCCCCTGCCCATGGGCAACCTCATGGGCCTCCACGCCTCGAAGGGGACGCTCTCCTACGTGAGGGGCGGCCCGCGGTTCTACGCCACGGAACCGGCTCCCGGCGGCAGCCTCACGGTCTTCGACCTGCGCAGGCGCAAGGAGTCCGAGCTGATCGCCGACGTGCGGGGCCTGGCCTTCAGCGCCTCCGGCGACAAGGCCCTGGTCAAGCTCAAGGAATCGTACGTGCTCGTGGACGTCAAGCCCGACGCCAAGGACCGCAAGCCCGTCTCCACCAAGGGCCTCCACGTCGACGCCGTCCCCGCCCAGGAGTGGGCGGAGATCTTCGACGAGGTCTGGCGCCGCTACCGGGACTTCTTCTACGTGAAGAACATGCACGGCTACGACTGGAAGGCCCTGGGCGACCGCTACCGCGCCCTGCTCCCCCACGTCACCCACCGTTCCGACCTCACCTACATCCTCACCGAGCTCGTCTCCGAGCTGAACATCGGCCACGCCTACGTGGAAGGCGGGGACTACCTGGTGCCCGAGCGCGCCAGGTACGGCCTGCCCGGCGCCCGCTTCGAGCTGGACGCCAAGGCCGGGCGGTACCGCATCGCGAAGATCTTCCGGGGCCAGAACGAGGAGGCCAAGTACCGGAGCCCCCTCACCGAGGTGGGCGTGGACGCCCGCGAAGGCGACTACGTGCTGGCCATCGACGGCGTCGAGCTGGGCGCCGGAACCGACCCCTACACCCTCCTGCGCAACCACCCGGATCCGGTGACCCTCACCCTGAACGGCAAGCCCGTGGCCGAAGGGGCCCGGCGCGTCACCTACAACCCGGTGGCCAGCGAGGACGCCCTCCTCTACCTGGACTTCGTCCTCGCCTCCAAGGAGCGCGTGGACAGGCTCTCCGGGGGCCGCGTGGGCTACATCCACATTCCCGACATGGGCGCGCCCGGCATCGCCGAGTTCATCAAGTGGTTCTATCCCCAGATCCGCAAGGAGGGCCTGGTGGTGGACGACAGGGCCAACGGCGGCGGCAACGTCAGCCAGATGGTCCTGGAACGCCTGGGGAGAAAGCTCCTGGGCACGCGCTTCGGCCGCACCTCGGAGTTCCCGTCGACCTACCCCTCCACGGTCTTCCACGGCCCCATGGCCTGCCTCGTCAGCGAGACCAGCGCCTCGGACGGGGACATCTTCCCCTACCACTTCCGCCTGGCGGGCCTCGGCCCCCTGGTGGGCAAGCGCACCTGGGGCGGCGTGGTGGGCATCAGCGACTCCGGCCCGCTCCTGGACGGAGGCACGGTCTTCGTGCCGCAGTCGGGGACGAACGCGCCCACCGGGGAGTGGATCATCGAGGGGGAGGGGGTCACGCCCGACATCGAGGTGGAGAACGACCCCGCCTCCATCCGGGACGGCCACGACCTGCAGCTGGAGCGCGGCGTGCAGGAGGTGCTGAAGGCGATGGAGGCCAGGCCCATGAAGCTTCCGGCCAAGCCTGCGGATCCTGTCAAGACACGCTAG